The Chlorocebus sabaeus isolate Y175 chromosome 11, mChlSab1.0.hap1, whole genome shotgun sequence genomic interval TTATTAATTTCAACCAAATAATCTACAGTTTGCTCTTGGGAAAAGAGCTCTAGTGATACAGATAACTTCCTGTGATGAGCCAGTTCTGAATCTCTGCACCCTCTTTATTCCCATGTAAATGAGCACATTCTTAGTCTCTACACTACCTAAAATGATTGTAGGGGCAAAATGAGAGAGGGAAGCATTTAGGCAAAAACAAGGGGGTTATTTTATGCATAAACATCCATTCTTTGGGGCTCTCATCATTTGTGCCAGGGACAGAAGCATCCTTTCTCTTCCATCACCCGTAATCAGTGCTCCCAGCTGGCAGCCTGGCACTGGAGCCTTCATCTCAGTGCCAGTGCAATAAAGGAGTGGTCTGTGGGAGGCTGTCTCCGTATTAGGTATAACATTGTGCAAAGAAAAACAGCCAACTACTGATTTCATGTCCGTTTCCCTATGGGAACTCACTGGCCATGGAAGGAGAATATGGTTGGTTTTTCCTGGGCAGTCCCTGGAACTTAGAAAGCcatttcttcccagtcttgaccTCCTGCCTGCTTACCCCTACCCACAGGTTGTGCCCAGACTTCCCTCTAGCCCAGTGCTTGTTACCAGTTGCTGGCCAGCAGCAGCCCAGGGGGATGGCAACACCCACCTAAATATCTGCCAAGCCAGGAGGACAGCACGTGAGCACACGGTGGTGTCTGCCCTCTAGGCCAAGGTGCACAGTGTTAGGAGCCTCTTGCTCCACTCTCCAGATCAGCCTGGAAACCAGAGCTTCCCTCGTCTTAGACAAACAGATGGCTGTGGGCGATGCAGAGCCGTGAACTGCTATGTTCCTTCCATCTCGCCCTTCCCCAAAACACATATACCAAACTTACCCCCAGTGACGGCATCTGAGACCACAAAGCCCCACGGACACAGCTGCCCTGGgtcctgcctcccttccccttttctgGCCTCTGCAGACTAGCCATTCACCTGAGGAAGCCCCTGGGGCAGTACCTTGGAAACTCCTGAGAGGAGGAGTTGAAGGAGGCTCAAAGCCTCTCAAGGACAGTGTGCACTCTGCCTGCCTCCTATTCTTTCCTGTCCTCTTAAGCCCACAGTCTACAACAAAATTGTGTGCCGCAATTCTCAGAGCCCTCTAACTTTGACCTTTCCCACTTTCTCTAGAACACATTTTTGGGTGGGGATCATCTGAGGTGAGAGGCCCATGGATGAGTCCCCAAGATGACCTCTGTGAGTGACCAAGACAACCTCGTCTTTTGAGGCTCCTGGGGCATCCTTTTTTGAGCTGAGCTGTCCTCAAAACAGGCCCTTACCTCTTAATGTGGCCTCATCTTTAGAGGCGGGAAGTGGGCCCacatcccccaccccagccctgcagTGCAGCTAGCGTGGGCCTGCTAGAGGACAGAACTGTGGAACAGGGTCCTGCGAGGGTATGTGGCAGGGTGTGGGATAGGGAGTCATGGAGGAGCCTACCTCTGAAAGGCACTCCCCTAGCTGCTACTGAagctaaatacaatttattttatgctGGGAGAcagaagggagtgagggagacCAGTCACCTGCTCCTTATCTGGGCTATTTTCTTGGCAGACCTCAAAATGAGAccatggtggggagggggtgggaagcTGGGCTGGGACCAAGGGAAGAAGCTTGCCAGCACTGTCAGCCGATGAGCCCAGGAGGAAAAGCAGGGCCTAGTCTCTGCCCCATTCCTGTTCCCCACCTGTCTGTACCCTGTCTCTCCTTTCCCTGGCTCTGCCAGACTCTATCTCCCTGGGCGccagcctccccacccacccctggaGGGCGGGGCTTGGCTGCACCCACGTGTGGTGGAGTTAAATGCTCCTAGCCGGCAGAGGAGCTGGGGAGTGTGGCACTGAGCCGGCTCAGGCAGAGACGCGGCACCATGGCTAGCAAGAAAGTCTGCATTGTAGGCTCCGGGAACTGGTAAGCGGCTCTGTCAAGTGATATGGGGGAAGGGTAGGCCCCCCAGGACAGAGGTGGGTAGGAGGCAGAATGGGTGGGAAAAGCTCTCAGGTTCCTGTTCAGCCCCTGCTGCTATCTTCTATCACAGCAGCACAGGACAAAGGGTGCCCGGCCCTCTCCTGGCCCCCGCCCGCCTGGGCAGCTGCACCTGTTCACCACAGGAAGGCGTCTCCAGAGCGCTCCATGTGAAGAGCTGCTTGAGTTTGGGGGTGGGAAGATGGGAAGGGGGGCTCCCTTCTCTAGTAGCAAAGGGTGAGGAGACTGAGTCTCCTTTCTACTGCCAGGTCACTGGGGACATGTTTGACATGGGAGTGGAGGTGATAAGGAAGGTAGGAGTGAACAGCCTGGGGGGCTGCTGTGAGATCCTGAGGTGGGGCGCTGCCCCAACTCTTGCCACTGTTCCCTCCTCCTGTACTTTCCTGGGCTCCCCCTCCTGCCAGGGGCTCAGCCATCGCCAAGATCGTGGGTGGCAATGCAGCCCAGCTGGCACAGTTTGACCCACGGGTGACCATGTGGGTGTTTGAGGAAGACATTGGAGGCAAAAAGCTGACTGAGATCATCAACACGCAGCATGAGAATGTCAAATACCTGCCAGGGCACAAGCTGCCCCCAAATGTGGTGAGCCCCAACACCCTGCAAGGAacggggagaggaagggagggccaGGAGTCGGAGCCGACCTTACTCAACAGGTGTCTCCTGCTGAGGGGCCACTTCAGGTGCGGCAGGACTTGGGAAGGTCTCAGGAGGGCTGCTCTGGGCCCTTTCCTGAGGACTGAGGAGAACCTGTGCTTTCCCCTCACAGGCTGCCAGGCGGGTGGGTGGGGAAGGGATGGGAGAACAAGTTGGTCTCCATGGCAGCCAAAGACTGGGCTCCCAGACTTGGGGTCCGGTAGTGCCTGCCTCAGGCACTAATCCTGTTACTCATTCACCGAGTTATTAGCCGACTTGGAGGCTGCTCCTTGGACTTACGGTCTTTGGTCAAACCCACGTGGTTCTCCCCACCTGGAAAGGGGAAGCAGGGAAGAGAGCAGAAAAGCTGAGGCTCCCCCTTCCCAGCTAGGGTCCCTGAAGAGCTGGGTGATGAAATCTTATTTGAGCTCTTTCTTCTGCCAAGCCCAGTTTGCTTTTGGCCTCCCGCACTGTCCCATAGCCAAGGGATAGGAGAGTGCTGGGATGAGGTTTCCAGGAGTCCTCAAGAGCCCAGGACAGCTGGAGGGAGAGCGCGTGGTGGCTGGGGGGAGGGAGTAGAGTGTCATTCCTCCAAGTTCAGTCCTTCTAGATTCAGTCTCAAACAAGCCTTCCTGCCCCCTACCAGCCTCACTCTTTGGCTCCCAGATCTCCTGAATGGGGTTCCAGAGTGGCTAGGGGACGTCTGCCAGGCCCGCGAGCACTTGGTCACTCCCACAGGTGGCTGTCCCAGATGTGATCCAGGCTGCAGCGGATGCTGACATCCTGATCTTTGTGGTGCCCCATCAGTTCATCCGCAAGATCTGTGACCAGCTCAAGGGCCACCTGAAGGCAAACACCATTGGCATGTCTCTTATTAAGGTGCCAGGGACACCTTCATGTGGATGGGGGAGGGTGCGGCTCACCGTTGTGGGGTTCAGAGTGGGTGAAGCAAGAACAGAAATGGCAGACGGAGGTCAAGAGTTTGCCGGAGAAAAGAGACGAAGTTGACTCTGGAGAGGCTTAGGAAAGCAGTGAGGTGCTGGGGGTCACTGGAAGGGAGGCTGAAGGGAGGAGACAAGAGATTGGTTTGGAGGTCCTGTCTCTCAGGGAGTTTGGGAGGTGTAAAGGAACGCCTGGGGAATATGAGAAGCAGGCTGGTTTGAGAAGTGTGAAGAGTAGCTGGTTTGGAGCAGTGACTGGTCACTGAATGGCAGTTTGTTAGGGCAGTCAGGCGAAGTTTGCCTAGGGATGTGGAGGGGACCTGTTGCCTTGGAGAGAGAGATTGGTTGAGGGTATGTGGCAGGGCAGTTTGTCACATGCTGTCTGGCCTCCTCACAGCAAACTTGAGCTAGGAATGGGGCAGGACCTGTGGAGAGGGACACAGATGAGCAATGGATTTGGAAGGGACAGAATTTCTGGGCGGAAGCCCGCAGGTGGGCACAAAGGGCACCTGGCCTGAGCTCTATCCTGTGCTCAGGGGGTAGACGAGGGCCCCAATGGGCTGAAGCTCATCTCCGAAGTGATTGGGGAGCGCCTCGGCATCCCGATGAGTGTGCTGATGGGGGCCAACATTGCCAGCGAGGTGGCTGATGAGAAGTTCTGTGAGACAACCATTGGTGAGAGCCCCTGCCACCCACATACACAGTGCATCTAGTTGCATCCCCTCCCCAAACTGCCCCAACCCCACTGAGCCGTCTCCTTCCCATaaagcagagaaaggaagagcCAAGCATCAGAGGTGAAGGAGGCTGGGACAGCCCCAGGGAAGGGGCTGCAGGGCCTGCTTAGGGAAGTACAGTGATGAGCCCTTCCTGAGAGCCGGTGCAGTGGCACagctgtggtcccaactactcaagaggctgaggcgagaggatcgcttaagcccaggagtttgagtctagcctgggcaacagagagagaaccccgtctctataaaataaatattttttacagaGTCCTTCCCTTAAAGCCTTGCCCCCTCCTCACTTTAGGCTGCAAGGACCCGGCCCAGGGACAACTTCTGAAAGAGCTGATGCAGACACCCAATTTCCGTATCACAGTGGTGCAAGAGGTGGACACAGTAGAGATCTGTGGAGCCTTAAAGGTGAGAGGGGCACAGAGGCAGCTATGGGGTGAGGAGAAGGCCCCAAAGGAGGCCTAGCTGAGCTCTGCCTGCAGGCTTTGACTCCAGGTTCTCACTATTGAGCAGTGGTTCCCCTTTCCTACCATGTCCCATCCATACAGGAGGAGCTGCAGAAGCAAGGCCAGGGCCATTCAGGCCGGCTGATTGTTCATCATCAGACCGTGGACCCCCTTGCTCCTTTCCCACTTTAGCCCTGTGTGGGACTCCCTATCCTCTGGCTCCAGGAGGTGGTCTAGGGGGACAAGGAGATGCCCGGGTTAATGGGAGACAAGACATCCATGACACCCAGACAGACTAATGGCCAGAACTATGAATCCTGGACAGCTGTTGACTTGAGGGCTATACAATGGAATGGTCATAGATGTGAAGGTCAATTAGAGAGAAAAGTGGTTTTCAGAAAATGTCCTCAAGGAGGGAGTATGGGGCAGGGCTTAAGGGGGTGCAGCAAGGGGGGAACCACGAGGCGGAAGTAGCTTCTAAAAGCCCACACACTATACCTCACTTATGCAGTGGGTGTCCTGGCTGATGAAAGGAACATGAGAGGGTGCCACATGGGGCCTACAGGAGAGGGTCTTTTCTCACCTATGACCTCCACTCCTTCAAGAATGTAGTGGCCGTGGGTGCTGGCTTCTGTGATGGCCTGGGCTTTGGCGACAACACCAAGGCGGCAGTGATCCGGCTGGGACTCATGGAGATGATAGCCTTCGCCAAGCTCTTCTGCAGTGGCCCTGTGTCCTCTGCCACCTTCTTGGAGAGCTGTGGTGTTGCTGACCTGATCACTACCTGCTATGGAGGGCGGAACCGGAAAGTGGCTGAGGCCTTTGCACGTACAGGAAAGGTGGGCCCTGGGAGAAGGGAGAACAGAGGGGGGGCCCTGTAGGTATCCAGGTAGAGGTGCTTGGCAGGAGGCATCTCTGGAGCACAAACATTAAGACTGTTGTGAACATCCCCatccctcttttcctcccaagACCCCACTCTCATCTGAGCGCCAGTCTCTCCACCCCCTACCGACaactcttctctcccctttccatCCACTCATCCTGTTTTCTGCACAGTCCATTGAGCAGCTGGAGAAAGAGATGCTGAATGGGCAGAAACTGCAGGGGCCCGAGACAGCCCGGGAGCTACATAGCATCCTCCAGCACAAGGGTCTGGTGGACAAGTAAGTGTTGGCCACAGCCCCACTGATTAAGGGAGCCACAGCCAGAAGTGCTCGCCCTGTTCATCATCTTCCTGAACCTGCCACAAATCTGCAAAGTGGACAGAGAGGGGAGTGTTACCTTATGTTTCAGACAGAGTCCAGAGCTTGCAGAATCTGGCATGCCCATTGTCCCCCAGCTGGTTCACGGTATTTGAACTCCTTCCAGTCTAGTGCTCTTCACACTACATTACCTGGATCCCTTTGTGCCCCCCCCTTCCTTGTCCTCTGCTCTGGGGTTGGAGCTCTGGGGCAGCAGGAATAAGCTCATCCCACTTCTGTCCATCACCCCCAGTTTGAGTCTCTCCCCCAAGGCCAACCCATCTGTTCCCTGAATCCTGTTCTGGGTGCTGAGGTGTAAGGAGAAGGATGGGCTCTGCTTCAAGGTGCTCCTTTTCAGAAAGACAGCGGGGGTGACTGGGCTGATCAGAGCAAAGCTGTGCTGGTCTGAGAAAGACTCCTAGAAAAAAAGAGTATGAAACAGGTTCAGAAGATCCACTCATGACTGGTCAGGGTAAAGTCTAGAAAAGGGAGCAGCTGGGCAAAAGGACAGGAAGAAGGAAAtgggtatttattgagcactttcacATCATACCTAATTATATCTTTACGTCTTTACATACACACATCATATCTTCACTCCTTTGTTATACTGGCCCCATTTTACAGTCAgtgacactgaggctcagagaggttaagtgcgttgctcaaggctgggcacggtggctcacacctgtaatcccagcactttgggaggccaaggcgggtggatcacgaggtcaggagttcgagctcagcctgaccaacatggtgaaaccccatctctactaaaaatacaaaaattagtcaggcatggtggtgcgtgcctgtaatcccgctactcaggaggctgaggcaggagaatcgcttgaacctgggaggtggaggttgcagtgagctgagatcacgccactgcactccagcctgggtgacagagcaagactctgtgtcaacaacaacaacaacaacaacaaaagtgcaTTGCCGAGTTGGCACAAAAAATCCAAGCCAGAGAATCATGCAGGCCAGTTCAACACGGTAGGGAGCAGGGCAATCAGCAATCTGAGGTTAAACCCAGGGCTAGGAAGTTCACATTCTCAGCAGGTAGAAATTCAAAGCCAGCCTCCCTGAGCTCCAAGGTGGGAGGGCAGGGGACAGGAAGGTTAGGTagtgagtgggggtgggggtagagtGGACTAGGAGTGGGAGGCTAAGCTGAGCCTTTGCCTCTCCAATCTAGGTTTCCCTTGTTCATGGCTGTGTACAAGGTGTGCTACGAGGGCCAGCCAGTGGGTGAATTCATCCGCTGCCTGCAGAATCATCCAGAACATATGTGAGTAGGGCCAGGGCCCAGGCCAGGCCACTTCTTTACCCCAGTGGAGACCAGCAGAAGCCTGCGGTACCTAGTCACCAGGATCTCCAGGACTCCCAGGGAGCAGACTCTTCGCATCTTTTCACTGGAGGATAGGAGGCTATGGGGCCCAGCTACGCACCTGGAGATTCTGAACTGTCAAGCCTCTGGCAGCCTCTTGCTACCACATTTGCCAGAAATGCAGTTGCCCTGTCCCTCTCCTGATGTGGGGCTTTCTCCGTGTCCTCTGGGAGGGATGGAATCAAGCTCCAGCGCTGCCTGCTTGGCGGCGGGGGTGATGTATGAGGGGAAGGGTTGGGGGAGAGGCCAGCAGGGCAGGGGCTGCCAGTGGCTGTCTCACACAGACCAGGAATCCTGTTAAAGGGCTGAAGAAGTATCTCAGCCACAGGAGGGATGAGGCAAGGATTGCCAGGGAGGGGTCTGGGCTTCTGAGCTGATGCAGACTCCAGGGACCCCTTTGCTGACCTCTGCCAGGACCCACACAGCTTCAATGGATCTCAGTGTTtgttaacaaaatacaaagatcTCAAACAAACCCCTTCTAGCTTCTCCTAGCAACATCTGTGTCCTCAGAAACCTCTGgtcctcccctttccccctcccccaggctgCCCTGGCACCCGAGTTGCTGCCATGCTGGCATCTCTAGCCCAGTGGCTTGACATTCTCCCCAGGGACTTCCCGGTTCCTAGTTCATTGCCAGCTCCTCCCCACTCTGTGTGACCTTTCCAAACCTTCCCTCACCCTCCCCGCCAGCACCCTCTTTGGGGAGCAGGAACTTAATCTGCTGACAGAGCTATACCTTTCACAGCAGGCTCAGATCACTCGGCTCCCTGTGACCTTTGTATTCACCCAGTCTCCCTTCTCAGTAGTTCCAGCTCGGTGAGGTGTCAGCTGAGCCCCTCCTGTGCTATCTCCCCAGAGGACATCCCTGACTCCAcccttttcttcctcccaaaCCCTGCACCTCTTCCTCAGCTGCTCCAGACGGGCCAGGGTAACCAGCTAACCCACGCCTGGCATCTGGAAGCCAGCAGGCCAAAGGGTGGCCCAAAGGCTGATGAACGGTAGGGAAGGGTGAGCAGGTTCCTATGTTGGTGGGCACCAATATTCCAAGGGCAGCTCTCTTCGCTGAATGAGGGCCTTCTCGTGAGGTACTGACCACACCAGCAACTCCGGAGCTAGGAAActcaaggaggaggaagaaaatcaaaaccacccTACTCCCTGGAGTGAGGGAAgaacaggaggggaggaggaggagtgtgCTCTGCACTGGCCTTGCTCCAGGATGGGGTGGCAGCAGGGGAATGTCACAAGTCAGCAGCCTAGGCCTCTAGCTATAAATAGCCCGGAGGGCCTGAGAGGCTCCCGCCCCGTCCAGCAGGGGTCTGGGCTTCCTGTGTGGAAGCACCTGGCACACTGGCTCTGGCCAGCATTATGCTAAACCCTCTTACTCTCCAACGAACCACGGAGGCGGGCTCCTCTCTGCGCCTAGCCCTTGAGAATGCTGTCTTACCAGTGAAGGGTGGCGCTGCCCAGATCAGGCAGCAGGAGTGAGGGGCACAGTCACCTCAGGCCTGGCTGAGCCCAGGTCTGGACACTGAGTGTCCAGAGCTGCCTccccaggaggttaaggtggggGCAAAGGGGAAGCTTCAAACACTTTGCCTACTTTTGTTCACTCCCCAGTCCACTGTGACTCAGGTCTTCCCATCAGGCCTATTTGTCTACCCAATAAAGTGTGTTTTTTCCAGAAACAGGAAGAGTTGGGAGAGGGAGCTTCAGTGCATATGGCAGTGCGTGTGCTGGTGTGTATCATTGCATGTATGTTTCCCTTCTTACtgtaggaaaaatgaaaaaaagaaattcctcctCCATAATCGCAGCCACTCCAGGGGTCAGCGGCGGTGCCCACTcagtcccctcctctctctcccctctcccgcCAGCTCCCCCTCCCGCCCTCGCCGCAAGCTGACCCCAGCCTTCCTGGCGCTTCTTAGGGGCTTTATCATGCCTCCTGAAAGAAGAGAGGTCACACACGGGGCAGAAACGTTAGACACTCATCCCTCGTGCCCATTCCTTGGTCACGGCCCAAGCTGCCGCATCCTTGGCGGTCCGGGCCTCGCGGTGCCCCTCGGGTCCCTACCTGGACTCGGCCCACAGCCTGGCTCTAGGGGGCGCGCGGTTCACCTCCAGAGGGCCGGCTCCGAGAATCTACCCAGCTACTGGAGACGTCACCGCGCCGTAGGCTGAGGATTGGCTGACTCTGATTTAGCATCCTAAAACTTCCGGTTCCAGAGCTTGGCTCGTCAAAGACTCTCCCTCGAGGGAGCGAAACCACAGCCCCCAGAATTCAGCGGGCCTCTCCGAGACCACGGCGCGTCTGAGGATGCGTAGTAAGGATAACGGGCTCGGAAGCCGGAAGTTCAATGCCGGCCTTCGGCTGGACTGACGGCCGGCGCTGACTCCCGCCTTAGTGGGCGGAGTTGTGCCGCGTCTGATGCGCAGTTCCCTTTCTAGCGCTGCAAGCCGAATCCTAGAGGCTAACCCGGCAGGTGGGCGGGAGAAAGTCGGTTTCCGCACCAATAGCTGAGGCGTTCAGGGTTGTCCAGGGACGCTATCCTCACGTGTCTGGTTCCGAGTGCTGCGTTTGGCTGTGCTGGGAAGTTGAGTAGACAGTGGCCTCTAGACCCTGCCTGCCTGAGGAGGCCTCGGTTGGTCGCGAAGGAGCTGCAGCATCCAGGTACGCCGCCGGCTAGGGCCAAGCAGGGGCTGCCAGTCCCGCTGCCTGCGCGCCCACCTGTGTCAGCCTCCGCTTGCCGCGTCCTCCCATCCCCCAGTCTTCAGGCCTGGTGCCCTTGAATTCAGTCACCCGCGTCTGTTGTGTCGCGGACCGCGAGCCGCACTGCTTCCTGCCCAAGCCCAAGCCCAAACTCCTCGCAGCAGTAGGTCCGCCTTGCTAGAGCTCAGCACTAATCTTGTCAAACCTCGACTCCTGCCCTGACCCTCCACGCTCCGACTACTCCAAATGTCCCTTCCTTTATAGACCTCTGCGTCCTGATAAGTGGCTCTCCGGGGCACCCTTCGTGCATATCGGCTATCCAGCTCCACCTCTTGACCGCATTCACTTCCTGGAATGCTCTCCCTGCTCTTCTCCAGCCCGCCCTTCTAAAAAGACAGTTCCACTCCCACCCCGATTCCCACCCCTACCCTTTTCTGCTAAGTTTTCTCAAGCCCCCACCCTGTCTCTGAGCTCTTGTCTGAACTCTCACAGTGCCTCTCCCATCAGACCATAAGCTCCTGTATGACAGAAGCCATGTTCTTTTTAGCGGCCTCGGTAGCATTATGTATTGTATtctatttattgtatattttattttatttatatcatacagggtcttgctttgtcgctcaggctgcatGTGTGCCCCACCAAGCCcgggcaattaaaaaaaaaagatttttcttttttaaaaaaggtctcGCTATGAGtgcaagccatcctcctgcctcggcctcccaaagtgttgggattattggcgtgagccgccgcaccagGCCGATACTACTCTCTAAGTGCCGaataaaaagtagataaatgaTGATGGATAGATACCCTAAAAGCCCTGAGTTGACCACTATGCAatgtatgcatgtaacaaaatcgTATCTCTAcccatacatttatacaaatttttaaaaacgggCGAATCTAAGCCGAGATGATAGATGCATTTGAGGGAATGAGTTTTCCAGGGGAGAAACCTGAGTCTTGAGGTTTAGAAGGCAGAACATGAGAAAAGCCATAACCCTTGCAAATTGCACCCCAAGACATTTTCTGtaatgattttatgttttttcccatttttctgaaACCTGCAGCCCAACCCCATCACTCCATAACAGAGACCCAGTGTTTTGTGCTTTATTGAGAAAATGGATGCCCCTCAGATGAAAGCGTTCCTCTGCTAACCTCAAAAGTTTCCCTTATTTCCAAGATTAATCCTTCTACTTGTACATGTaacccaccttccttccttccttccttctttccttccttcctgcctgcctccctctctcgctccctccctccctccctccctcccttccctcccctccctcccttccctcccctccctcccttccctccgtCCCTTTtctgatggagttttgctcttgttgcccaggctggggtgcagtggcacgatctccacagcgcaatctctgctcaccgcaacctctgcctcctaggttcaagtgattctcatgcctcagcctctggagtagctgggattacaggcattcgccaccatgctcagctaattttgtatttttagtagagatggggtttctccatgttggtcaggctggcctcgaactgccgacctcaggtgatctgcctgtcttggcctcccaaagtcctgggattataggcctgagccactgcacccggcctgggcATATCATATTTTCCTAGGCCATCGTCTATCTGGTTCTATCCTGCCCACCTCACTTCTTGCATCCTCAGTTTAGCCACCACCTTCATCCCCTTTGAAACatattctgggctgggcacgctggcacatgcctatattcccagcactttgggagtctgaggcgggtagatcacttgaggtcaggagtttgagaccagcctggccaacatggtggtgaaaccccatctcaactaaaaatacaaaaaattagctgggcgtggtggcacatgcctgtaatcccagctactggggaggctgaggcaggagaatctcttgaacctgggaggcaaaagttgcagtaagccaagattgtgtcactacactccagcctgggtgcaaacgaaattccatctcaaaaacaaaacaaaaaccaaaacaaaagcatATTCAGGTCTTTCTTATTAATAAGCCAAACAAAAGTAGAATTTTCTTAATCTTGTTACCTTCTGAAGCTGCTGTCCTGTCACTCCCATCAGTACTTATCTTTGGGGTAAGAGGATTGTGATTCTTGTAAAAATGTTTCTCTGTCCTGGAAAACTGGTAGACACGTGAATCTTGCGGGGTTCATAGGCCTGCTGGGGCTCTGCCTAAGAATCTGTGCTCTTGATGTCTATATTGCTCTTTACTTGATGTTTATACTACCTATTCCACTTCAGTACAGTCAGCTGACTGGAATCCTAGGTTTACTGGTGACCTCGTCACCCGTTCCCACCCAGTGTTCCTATCTGACCAGTCTTCATAGTAGTTAACTTTGCAGTAGTGGTgcccaatttcttttcttttctttaatttttgagacgaagtcttgctcagttgcccaggctgaagtgtagtggtgcgatctcagctcactgcaacctccgcctcctgggttcaagtgattctcctgtgtcagtctcctgagtagctgggattacaggcatgtgccaccatgcccggctaatttttgtatttttagtcgagacggggtttcatcgtattggtcaggcttgtctcgaactcctgacctcaggttattcgcccacttctgcctcccaaagtactgggattacaggcgtgagccaccacggccagccttttttttttttttttctttctttactatcattattatatttagagacacagtcttgctctgtgagtGCAGGgccgtga includes:
- the GPD1 gene encoding glycerol-3-phosphate dehydrogenase [NAD(+)], cytoplasmic, with the protein product MASKKVCIVGSGNWGSAIAKIVGGNAAQLAQFDPRVTMWVFEEDIGGKKLTEIINTQHENVKYLPGHKLPPNVVAVPDVIQAAADADILIFVVPHQFIRKICDQLKGHLKANTIGMSLIKGVDEGPNGLKLISEVIGERLGIPMSVLMGANIASEVADEKFCETTIGCKDPAQGQLLKELMQTPNFRITVVQEVDTVEICGALKNVVAVGAGFCDGLGFGDNTKAAVIRLGLMEMIAFAKLFCSGPVSSATFLESCGVADLITTCYGGRNRKVAEAFARTGKSIEQLEKEMLNGQKLQGPETARELHSILQHKGLVDKFPLFMAVYKVCYEGQPVGEFIRCLQNHPEHM